One window from the genome of Enterobacter asburiae encodes:
- a CDS encoding sugar phosphate isomerase/epimerase family protein, translating into MKIATQNQAFFPTNIMEKFEYIKAMGFDGYEIDGRLLVENLDDVKAAIKATGLPVTTACGGYDGWIGDFIEERRLNGLKQIERILEALAEVGGKGIIVPAAWGMFTFRLPPMTSPRSLDGDRKAVSASLRWLDEVAARTGTTVYLEPLNRYQDHMINTLADARRYIEENGLKHVQIIGDFYHMNIEEDSLTDALHQHRDLLGHVHIADNHRYQPGSGSLDFASLFDQLRADNYQGYVVYECRVRAEDPAQAYQDSLIYLREC; encoded by the coding sequence ATGAAGATCGCGACACAAAACCAGGCCTTTTTCCCAACCAACATCATGGAAAAATTCGAGTACATCAAAGCGATGGGCTTTGATGGCTACGAAATTGACGGCCGCCTGCTGGTGGAAAACCTCGACGACGTAAAAGCCGCTATCAAAGCCACCGGTCTGCCGGTGACAACGGCCTGTGGTGGATACGATGGCTGGATCGGTGATTTCATCGAAGAGCGTCGTCTGAACGGATTAAAGCAGATTGAACGCATTCTGGAAGCGCTGGCTGAAGTGGGCGGCAAGGGCATTATCGTGCCTGCCGCGTGGGGGATGTTTACCTTCCGTCTGCCGCCAATGACCTCGCCGCGCAGCCTCGATGGTGACCGCAAAGCGGTAAGCGCCTCCCTGCGCTGGCTGGATGAGGTGGCGGCTCGCACCGGGACGACCGTCTACCTGGAGCCGCTGAACCGCTACCAGGATCATATGATCAACACCCTTGCGGACGCGCGTCGCTATATCGAAGAGAACGGCCTGAAGCACGTGCAGATCATCGGCGATTTCTATCATATGAACATCGAAGAAGACTCGCTGACGGATGCGCTGCATCAGCACCGCGATCTGCTGGGCCATGTGCACATCGCAGATAACCACCGCTATCAGCCGGGCAGCGGCAGCCTTGATTTTGCCAGCCTGTTCGACCAGCTGCGTGCCGATAACTATCAGGGATACGTGGTGTATGAATGCCGTGTTCGCGCCGAGGATCCGGCTCAGGCATACCAGGACTCACTCATTTATCTGCGTGAATGCTAA
- a CDS encoding Gfo/Idh/MocA family protein, with amino-acid sequence MMSASTPSPLRVAIIGAGQVADKVHASYYATRSDVQMVAVMDSHPEQARAFAERHGISSAWQDVREMLEAVKPDAVSVCSPNRFHFEHVMAALEAGCHVMCEKPPAMTPQEADRMRMAAHSAGKVLAYDFHHRFALDTQLLREAVMKGALGEIYYTTAQALRRCGVPGWGVFTNKTLQGGGPLIDIGIHMLDAAMYVLGFPAVKRVTAHSFQKLGNRKSSGQFGEWDPTRFTVEDALFGTIEFCNGGILRLDTSFALNIREQSIMNVAFCGEKAGATLFPAHIYSDEAGDLVTLTQREEADDQRHMRSMDAFVRHVLGEPVTIADAEQGLIIQQLVAALYESAETGESVTLC; translated from the coding sequence GTGATGAGTGCTTCTACACCTTCGCCTCTGCGCGTTGCCATCATTGGCGCCGGGCAGGTCGCGGATAAAGTGCATGCCTCGTATTACGCCACGCGCAGTGATGTTCAGATGGTGGCTGTCATGGACAGCCATCCTGAACAGGCTCGGGCGTTTGCGGAACGTCATGGTATTTCCTCGGCATGGCAGGATGTGCGAGAGATGCTCGAGGCGGTTAAGCCGGATGCGGTGAGCGTCTGTTCGCCTAACCGGTTCCATTTCGAGCACGTCATGGCCGCGCTGGAAGCGGGCTGCCACGTGATGTGTGAAAAACCACCTGCTATGACTCCACAGGAGGCCGATCGGATGCGCATGGCCGCGCACAGCGCGGGAAAAGTGCTGGCGTATGATTTTCACCATCGTTTTGCTCTCGATACGCAACTGCTGCGTGAGGCTGTGATGAAGGGCGCGCTGGGAGAAATTTATTACACCACGGCGCAGGCGCTACGGCGCTGCGGGGTTCCTGGCTGGGGCGTCTTTACCAATAAAACGCTACAGGGCGGTGGGCCTCTGATTGATATCGGCATCCATATGCTAGACGCCGCAATGTATGTTCTGGGTTTCCCGGCGGTAAAACGGGTGACCGCACACAGCTTTCAGAAGCTGGGAAACCGTAAAAGCAGCGGCCAGTTTGGCGAGTGGGATCCCACGCGGTTTACCGTTGAGGATGCTCTGTTTGGCACCATTGAGTTCTGCAATGGCGGCATTCTGCGTCTGGACACGTCGTTTGCGCTTAACATCCGCGAGCAGTCGATCATGAACGTCGCATTCTGCGGTGAAAAGGCGGGGGCAACGCTGTTCCCGGCGCACATCTACAGCGACGAAGCCGGTGATTTAGTCACCCTCACGCAGCGTGAAGAGGCTGACGACCAGCGTCATATGCGCAGTATGGATGCCTTCGTACGCCATGTGTTGGGAGAGCCCGTCACGATCGCTGATGCGGAGCAGGGGCTGATTATCCAGCAGCTTGTCGCCGCGCTGTATGAATCAGCAGAAACAGGGGAAAGCGTGACGTTATGCTAA
- a CDS encoding glycoside hydrolase family 65 protein, producing MLNVSVLTDPGFCPHSLNKYASIMACGNGYMGIRAAHEEDYTQQTRGMYLAGLYHQAGRNETTELVNLPDITGIDVELDGVNFTLLSGEILEWQRELAFANGELRRSVVWRSPDGKRYRLESRRFVSLDQLPLVAMQLSITPLDAATQAVLKTGIDATQTNSGRQHLDEMSVRVFDQQYMQGVYETQDRASEVVVSAFCQLSAKSDSCFTAKNRRLSVHHSLTISMGDTVTLEKIVWLKHRSDKALSQASFARNALADLKVCAARGYDALLESSSYAWEEVWRDARVEVDSTEYQDQVALDYAVWHLTTMTPAHDERSSIAAKGLTGEGYKGHVFWDTEIFLLPFHLFTRPKIARSLLRYRWLNLSGAREKARRNGWPGALFPWESAASGLEETPEFAAINIRTGTRQKVASALAEHHIVADIAWAVVAYWQATHDDAFMRSEGLTLLMETAAFWMGRATEINGRLEIHDVIGPDEYTEHVNNNAYTNYLAWHNVACARRFMAMFGREDDGFTQNATRFLARLWLPEGDADGVIPQDDTFMAKPAIDLSRYKAKAGKQTILLDYSRAEVNEMQILKQADVVMLNYLLPERFTPQQCAANLAFYEPRTIHDSSLSKAIHGIVAARCGDTEGAYAFWRDGVAIDLGDDPHSCDDGIHAAATGAIWSGVIQGFAGMQIVEGELHLSPRLPAHWRRLAFPLRWRNAALHFTYENEVLTIEASAPVTLTLWGKTLLVSGHKVCTYKDFLTPVNGTATTEVRHDA from the coding sequence ATGCTAAACGTGTCTGTATTAACCGACCCGGGATTTTGTCCACATAGCCTGAATAAATACGCCTCCATCATGGCCTGCGGTAATGGCTACATGGGGATCCGGGCTGCGCATGAAGAAGATTACACCCAGCAAACCCGAGGCATGTATCTTGCAGGTCTCTATCACCAGGCGGGTCGTAACGAGACCACTGAGCTGGTCAATCTGCCGGATATCACCGGTATTGATGTTGAGCTGGATGGCGTCAATTTCACGCTCCTGTCAGGCGAAATTCTTGAGTGGCAGCGCGAGCTGGCATTTGCAAATGGCGAACTTCGTCGCAGCGTCGTCTGGCGCTCGCCTGACGGGAAACGCTATCGTCTGGAAAGTCGTCGTTTCGTGTCGCTGGACCAGTTGCCCCTGGTGGCCATGCAGCTTTCGATCACACCGCTTGATGCCGCCACGCAGGCCGTGCTGAAAACCGGCATTGATGCAACGCAAACGAACAGCGGCAGACAGCATCTGGATGAAATGTCGGTCAGAGTGTTCGACCAGCAATACATGCAGGGCGTGTATGAAACGCAGGACCGTGCCTCAGAAGTTGTTGTTTCGGCGTTTTGTCAGCTCTCCGCGAAGAGCGACAGCTGCTTCACCGCCAAAAATCGTCGTCTCAGCGTTCATCATTCGCTGACGATTTCGATGGGTGACACTGTCACGCTCGAGAAAATCGTCTGGCTGAAGCATCGCAGTGATAAAGCGCTGTCGCAGGCCTCTTTCGCCCGCAACGCGCTGGCCGATCTTAAAGTCTGTGCGGCAAGAGGCTACGACGCGTTGCTTGAGAGCTCATCGTATGCCTGGGAGGAGGTCTGGCGTGACGCTCGGGTGGAAGTGGACTCTACGGAGTATCAGGATCAGGTAGCGCTGGATTACGCCGTCTGGCACTTGACGACCATGACGCCTGCCCATGATGAGCGAAGCAGTATCGCCGCCAAAGGGCTGACGGGCGAGGGGTATAAAGGCCACGTCTTCTGGGATACCGAAATTTTCCTGCTGCCTTTTCATCTGTTCACCCGCCCGAAGATAGCCCGCAGCCTGCTTCGCTATCGCTGGCTTAATCTCTCAGGCGCACGGGAAAAAGCCCGTCGCAACGGCTGGCCCGGCGCGTTGTTCCCGTGGGAAAGTGCCGCCAGCGGCCTGGAAGAGACGCCGGAGTTTGCGGCTATTAACATCCGAACCGGCACGCGCCAGAAGGTGGCCTCCGCGCTGGCGGAACACCACATCGTGGCGGACATTGCCTGGGCCGTCGTCGCTTACTGGCAGGCGACACACGATGATGCCTTTATGCGAAGTGAAGGCCTGACGCTGCTGATGGAAACCGCTGCGTTCTGGATGGGCCGCGCAACGGAAATCAATGGTCGTCTCGAAATCCATGACGTCATCGGACCGGACGAATACACCGAGCATGTGAACAACAACGCGTATACCAACTATCTGGCCTGGCACAACGTCGCCTGCGCTCGCCGGTTTATGGCGATGTTTGGGCGCGAGGATGACGGTTTTACGCAGAATGCCACACGGTTCCTGGCGCGCTTATGGCTACCGGAGGGCGACGCGGACGGTGTGATCCCCCAGGATGATACCTTCATGGCAAAACCTGCCATCGATCTGAGCCGCTACAAAGCCAAAGCGGGTAAGCAGACCATTCTGCTCGATTATTCCCGTGCGGAAGTTAACGAGATGCAGATCCTTAAGCAGGCCGATGTGGTGATGCTTAATTATCTACTGCCGGAGCGGTTTACACCGCAGCAGTGCGCCGCCAATCTGGCGTTCTACGAGCCCCGCACGATCCATGATTCGTCGCTGAGCAAGGCCATTCACGGCATTGTGGCCGCCCGCTGCGGTGACACCGAAGGTGCCTACGCCTTCTGGCGTGATGGCGTCGCCATTGACCTTGGGGACGACCCGCACAGCTGCGATGACGGGATTCACGCCGCTGCGACCGGCGCTATCTGGTCCGGCGTTATTCAGGGCTTTGCCGGTATGCAGATAGTGGAAGGGGAGCTGCATCTTTCGCCCAGGTTGCCGGCCCACTGGCGAAGGCTTGCTTTCCCCCTGCGCTGGCGGAACGCAGCGCTGCACTTTACGTATGAAAACGAGGTTTTAACCATTGAAGCTTCAGCACCGGTCACGCTGACGCTGTGGGGCAAAACGCTACTCGTATCGGGGCATAAAGTTTGCACCTATAAGGACTTTCTTACACCTGTAAATGGGACCGCTACCACGGAGGTGCGCCATGACGCTTAA
- the pgmB gene encoding beta-phosphoglucomutase, translating to MTLKAVVFDLDGVITDTAHLHFLAWRAVAEEIGITFDEVFNEQLKGISRMDSLQRILKHGGKEGTFSDEQCLALATKKNALYVQSLASLTEDSLLPGIRDVLADIRAANVKIGLASVSLNAPGILRALGIQHAFDFCADASLIICSKPDPEIFLAACAGLNVRPEEAIGIEDAPAGVEAINAAGMLSVGIGSGLNHAGLQLHSTRELTWKCLTEFWASRTY from the coding sequence ATGACGCTTAAGGCTGTTGTATTCGATCTGGACGGTGTGATCACCGATACCGCACACCTCCACTTTTTGGCCTGGCGTGCAGTGGCGGAGGAGATAGGCATCACCTTCGATGAAGTCTTCAACGAACAGCTGAAGGGGATAAGCCGTATGGATTCCCTCCAGCGCATCCTGAAGCATGGTGGGAAAGAGGGGACGTTTAGCGATGAGCAGTGCCTCGCGCTGGCGACGAAAAAAAACGCGCTCTATGTCCAGTCTCTGGCGTCACTGACGGAAGATTCTCTGCTTCCCGGTATTCGCGACGTGCTGGCGGATATTCGTGCGGCGAACGTCAAAATTGGGCTCGCCTCCGTTTCCCTGAATGCCCCCGGCATATTGCGTGCCCTGGGCATTCAGCACGCTTTTGATTTTTGCGCTGATGCCTCCCTGATTATCTGTTCGAAGCCGGACCCGGAGATCTTCCTCGCCGCCTGTGCAGGCCTGAATGTGCGTCCTGAAGAGGCCATTGGCATCGAAGATGCACCTGCAGGCGTTGAGGCGATCAACGCGGCGGGAATGCTGTCGGTTGGGATTGGATCTGGCCTGAACCATGCGGGATTACAACTTCATTCAACGCGGGAACTGACCTGGAAATGTCTGACCGAGTTTTGGGCATCCCGGACGTATTGA
- a CDS encoding ABC transporter ATP-binding protein, with product MAQLSLKHIQKIYDNQVHVVKDFNLEIEDKEFIVFVGPSGCGKSTTLRMIAGLEEISAGELVIDGVCMNDVPAKSRDIAMVFQNYALYPHMTVYDNMAFGLKMQKIAPAVIEERVNWAAQILGLREYLKRKPGALSGGQRQRVALGRAIVREAGVFLMDEPLSNLDAKLRVQMRAEISKLHQKLNTTMIYVTHDQTEAMTMATRIVILKDGIIQQVGAPKQVYNEPANMFVAGFIGSPAMNFIRGAIDDRYFVTETLRLEIPEDTLASLNAAGYQRKAVVFGIRPEDILTLQSSGENIAAKVSVAELTGAEFMLYATVGGHELVVRAGAANDYAAGDNIDIQFDMNKCHFFDAETEAAIR from the coding sequence ATGGCTCAACTGTCTCTGAAACACATTCAGAAAATCTATGATAACCAGGTCCACGTGGTTAAGGATTTCAATCTCGAAATCGAAGACAAGGAGTTCATCGTCTTCGTCGGGCCTTCGGGCTGCGGTAAATCCACGACGCTGCGTATGATTGCCGGTCTGGAGGAGATCAGCGCGGGAGAGCTGGTCATTGACGGGGTTTGCATGAATGACGTGCCCGCCAAGTCTCGCGATATCGCGATGGTGTTCCAGAACTATGCGCTTTATCCGCATATGACGGTCTACGACAACATGGCGTTTGGCCTGAAGATGCAAAAAATTGCGCCTGCGGTTATCGAAGAACGCGTTAACTGGGCGGCACAGATCCTCGGTTTACGCGAGTATCTCAAGCGTAAGCCGGGCGCGCTGTCCGGCGGCCAGCGTCAGCGCGTGGCGTTAGGCAGGGCGATCGTGCGCGAAGCGGGCGTGTTCCTGATGGATGAACCACTCTCCAACCTCGATGCCAAGCTTCGCGTGCAGATGCGGGCTGAAATCAGCAAGCTGCACCAGAAGCTCAACACCACCATGATTTACGTGACCCACGATCAGACGGAAGCCATGACGATGGCGACCCGCATCGTGATCTTAAAAGACGGCATTATTCAGCAGGTCGGTGCACCGAAGCAGGTGTACAACGAACCGGCAAACATGTTTGTCGCCGGGTTCATTGGATCGCCTGCCATGAACTTCATTCGCGGCGCTATCGACGACCGCTATTTCGTCACGGAAACGCTGCGTCTTGAGATCCCGGAAGACACGCTCGCTTCACTGAATGCCGCAGGGTACCAGCGTAAAGCCGTGGTTTTTGGGATCCGTCCGGAAGATATTCTCACGCTGCAGAGCAGTGGTGAAAACATCGCGGCGAAAGTCAGCGTAGCCGAACTGACCGGTGCGGAGTTCATGCTCTACGCCACCGTTGGCGGCCATGAGCTGGTTGTTCGCGCTGGCGCCGCGAATGATTATGCCGCTGGGGATAATATCGACATCCAGTTCGATATGAATAAGTGCCATTTCTTCGACGCTGAAACCGAAGCGGCTATTAGATAA
- a CDS encoding OmpG family monomeric porin, whose amino-acid sequence MGTLLRSAALVLCAGVSCAQASETAKQWEFNIGAMYEIENVEGQGDDKDGLYEPSVWFNATWDAWTISLAMYQEGPVDYSSMTRGTYFDRPEFELRYRFIGTDDFTFGLTGGFRNYGYHFKDEHGAKDGSANMQRYKVQPDWDIKLTDDWRFGGWFAMYQFANDLEKTGYADSRVETETGFTWTINETFAAKVNYYLERGFNMDSSRNNGEFSTQEIRAYLPISLGQTTLTPYTRLGLDRWSNWDWQDDPEREGHDFDRLGLLYAYDFNNGLSMTLEYAYEWENHDEGDSDRFHYAGVGVNYAF is encoded by the coding sequence ATGGGTACTCTACTAAGAAGTGCTGCGCTCGTTCTGTGCGCAGGGGTTAGCTGTGCACAAGCATCAGAAACAGCTAAACAGTGGGAATTTAATATTGGTGCAATGTATGAAATCGAAAACGTCGAGGGGCAGGGTGACGATAAAGATGGATTATATGAACCTTCCGTGTGGTTTAATGCAACCTGGGACGCGTGGACTATTTCGCTGGCGATGTATCAGGAGGGGCCGGTTGATTATAGCAGTATGACCCGTGGAACCTATTTCGACCGTCCTGAATTTGAATTACGCTATCGCTTTATCGGAACCGATGATTTTACTTTCGGTCTGACCGGCGGTTTCCGAAATTATGGCTATCACTTTAAAGATGAACACGGCGCCAAAGACGGCAGCGCGAATATGCAGCGCTACAAAGTTCAGCCTGACTGGGATATTAAATTAACCGACGACTGGCGTTTTGGCGGCTGGTTTGCCATGTATCAGTTCGCCAACGATCTGGAAAAAACCGGCTATGCTGACAGCCGCGTCGAAACCGAAACGGGCTTTACCTGGACCATTAACGAAACCTTTGCGGCTAAAGTGAATTACTATTTAGAGCGCGGTTTCAATATGGACAGTTCCCGTAATAACGGCGAGTTTTCTACCCAGGAAATTCGTGCCTATCTGCCCATTTCGTTAGGCCAGACCACCCTGACGCCTTATACCCGCCTGGGGCTCGATCGCTGGTCGAACTGGGACTGGCAGGACGATCCTGAGCGTGAAGGACACGATTTCGACCGACTCGGTCTCCTCTACGCTTACGATTTCAACAATGGTCTATCCATGACGCTGGAATACGCCTATGAGTGGGAAAACCACGATGAAGGCGACAGCGACCGCTTCCACTATGCGGGGGTTGGCGTAAACTACGCGTTCTGA
- a CDS encoding LacI family DNA-binding transcriptional regulator codes for MSPTIYDIARVAGVSKSTVSRVLNKQTNISPEAREKVLKAIDELNYQPNKLARALTSSGFDAIMVISTRSTKTTAGNPFFSDVLHAITAKAEEEGFDVILQTSKSSEDDLLKCVSKIKQKMIKGIIMLSSPANESFFTTLDAYGVPVVVIGKVEGEYQNIYSVDTDNFHDSATLTETFIKNGRRKIACLHAPLDYHVSIDRLAGYKASLEKHQIAINPDWIRDGGYTHESALAAALELLSSPTPPDAVFATDSMKLLSLYRAADELNLMIPEQVVIAGYSDPMLSLILTPAPGGFDIPTRKLGEESCDLLFKRIAGQPAPQKVLVDTHFLLAASLR; via the coding sequence ATGTCACCCACCATCTATGATATCGCACGGGTTGCGGGCGTATCGAAATCAACCGTTTCCCGCGTTCTGAATAAACAAACGAATATTTCTCCCGAAGCGCGTGAAAAAGTGCTTAAGGCGATTGACGAATTAAATTATCAGCCCAACAAACTGGCCCGCGCCCTGACCTCTTCAGGCTTCGATGCCATTATGGTTATTTCGACCCGATCAACCAAAACCACCGCCGGTAATCCTTTTTTCTCCGATGTCCTTCATGCCATTACGGCAAAAGCGGAAGAAGAAGGTTTTGACGTTATTTTACAGACCTCAAAAAGCAGCGAAGACGATCTGCTGAAATGTGTGAGTAAAATAAAACAGAAGATGATCAAAGGGATCATTATGCTGAGCTCACCGGCAAATGAATCCTTTTTCACCACGCTGGATGCGTATGGCGTACCGGTAGTGGTTATCGGCAAAGTTGAAGGTGAGTATCAGAATATTTATTCCGTCGACACGGATAATTTCCATGACAGCGCCACGCTGACCGAAACCTTTATAAAAAACGGTCGCCGAAAAATTGCCTGCCTGCATGCGCCCCTTGATTATCATGTTTCTATCGATCGTCTGGCGGGTTATAAAGCCAGTCTGGAAAAGCACCAAATTGCCATTAACCCGGACTGGATCAGGGATGGCGGTTATACCCATGAGAGTGCGCTTGCGGCGGCTCTGGAACTGTTGTCGTCACCCACACCGCCTGATGCGGTATTTGCTACCGACAGCATGAAGTTGCTCAGCCTCTATCGCGCGGCGGATGAGTTAAATCTGATGATCCCGGAGCAGGTGGTGATAGCCGGATACAGTGACCCGATGCTGTCTCTCATTTTAACGCCCGCACCTGGCGGCTTTGATATCCCCACCCGTAAGCTGGGGGAAGAGAGCTGCGATCTTCTTTTCAAGCGTATTGCCGGTCAGCCCGCCCCGCAAAAAGTGCTGGTTGATACCCACTTTCTGTTGGCTGCATCCCTTCGCTAA
- a CDS encoding YcjX family protein has product MKRLKNEINSLVNRGVDRHLRLAVTGLSRSGKTAFITAMVNQLLNLHAGARLPLLSAVREERLLGVKRVPQRDFGIPRFTYDEGLAQLYGDPPTWPTPTRGVSEIRLALRFRSNESLMRHFKDTSTLYLEIVDYPGEWLLDLPMLAQDYLSWSRQMTGLLQGQRAGWSAKWRQLCEGLDPLAPADENRLAAIAEAWTAYLHQCKQEGLHFIQPGRFVLPGDLAGAPALQFFPWPDVDGAGESKLAQADRHTNAGMLRERYNYYCEKVVKGFYKNHFLRFDRQIVLVDCLQPLNSGPQAFNDMRLALTQLMQSFHYGQRTLFRRLFSPVIDKLLFAATKADHVTVDQHANMVSLLQQLVQDAWQNAAFEGIGMDCLGLASVQATQSGLIDVNGEKIPALRGNRLSDGEPLTVYPGEVPARLPGQAFWQNQGFQFEAFRPQAMSVDRPLPHIRLDAALEFLIGDKLR; this is encoded by the coding sequence ATGAAGCGACTTAAAAACGAAATCAATTCACTGGTGAACCGCGGCGTTGACCGTCATCTGCGTCTGGCCGTGACGGGGCTGAGCCGCAGCGGTAAGACGGCGTTTATCACCGCAATGGTAAACCAGCTCCTGAACCTGCACGCCGGGGCGCGTCTGCCGTTGCTTAGCGCGGTGCGGGAAGAACGCCTGCTGGGCGTGAAGCGCGTCCCTCAGCGTGATTTTGGTATTCCACGCTTTACCTATGACGAAGGGCTGGCGCAGCTCTACGGCGATCCGCCTACGTGGCCGACGCCGACGCGAGGGGTCAGTGAAATTCGCCTCGCGCTGCGTTTTCGCTCGAATGAATCCCTGATGCGCCACTTCAAGGATACCTCCACGCTGTACCTGGAAATCGTCGATTACCCAGGCGAATGGCTGCTCGACCTGCCGATGCTGGCGCAGGATTACCTCAGCTGGTCGCGGCAGATGACGGGCTTGTTGCAGGGGCAGCGCGCCGGGTGGTCGGCCAAATGGCGACAGCTGTGCGAAGGCTTAGACCCGCTTGCCCCGGCCGATGAAAACCGTCTGGCCGCCATTGCCGAAGCCTGGACGGCGTATCTGCATCAGTGTAAGCAGGAAGGGTTGCACTTCATTCAGCCGGGTCGCTTTGTCCTGCCGGGTGATTTAGCGGGAGCACCTGCGCTTCAGTTCTTCCCCTGGCCGGATGTGGATGGGGCGGGCGAGTCGAAGCTGGCGCAGGCCGACAGGCACACTAACGCCGGGATGCTGCGCGAGCGTTACAATTACTACTGTGAAAAAGTGGTCAAGGGATTCTATAAAAACCACTTTTTGCGATTTGACCGTCAGATTGTGCTGGTGGATTGTCTGCAGCCGCTCAACAGCGGTCCACAGGCCTTCAACGATATGCGCCTTGCGCTGACGCAGCTGATGCAAAGTTTTCACTACGGGCAGCGGACGCTGTTTCGCCGTTTATTCTCTCCGGTGATCGACAAACTGCTCTTTGCGGCCACGAAGGCCGATCACGTCACGGTCGACCAGCATGCCAATATGGTATCGCTGCTGCAGCAGCTGGTGCAGGACGCCTGGCAAAACGCCGCCTTCGAAGGGATCGGCATGGATTGCCTTGGCCTCGCGTCCGTGCAGGCGACGCAAAGCGGGCTGATTGACGTTAACGGCGAGAAAATACCGGCATTACGCGGGAACCGGCTCAGCGACGGTGAACCGCTTACCGTGTATCCGGGCGAAGTGCCCGCGCGGCTGCCGGGTCAGGCCTTCTGGCAGAACCAGGGCTTCCAGTTTGAAGCCTTCCGCCCGCAGGCAATGAGCGTCGATCGGCCATTACCGCACATCCGTCTGGATGCGGCGCTGGAGTTTTTGATTGGAGATAAATTGCGATGA
- a CDS encoding YcjF family protein, whose protein sequence is MTEPLKPRIDFTGTLEQDPQEAFKTAQTFSGTQADNFAPALTEEPGVEDGPAEAVVEAALRPKRSLWRKMVTAGLALFGVSVVGQGVQWTMNAWHTQDWVALGGCAAGALIVGAGVGSVATEWRRLWRLRQRAHERDEARDLLHSHGTGKGRAFCEKLASQAGIDQSHPALQRWYAAIHETQNDREVVTLYSHMVQPVLDAQARREIGRSAAESTLMIAVSPLALVDMAFIAWRNLRLINRIANLYGIELGYYSRLRLFKLVLLNIAFAGASELVREVGMDWMSQDLAARLSARAAQGIGAGLLTARLGIKAMEVCRPLPWIDGDKPRLGDFRRELIGQLKETLNKKPAP, encoded by the coding sequence ATGACGGAACCGTTAAAACCGCGCATAGACTTTACCGGAACGCTTGAGCAGGACCCTCAGGAGGCGTTCAAAACCGCGCAGACGTTCAGCGGCACGCAGGCTGATAACTTTGCCCCGGCCCTGACTGAGGAGCCGGGCGTCGAGGACGGTCCGGCGGAGGCGGTTGTGGAAGCCGCTCTGCGTCCAAAACGCAGCCTGTGGCGCAAGATGGTCACCGCCGGTCTGGCGCTGTTTGGCGTAAGCGTGGTTGGGCAGGGCGTGCAGTGGACGATGAATGCCTGGCATACTCAGGACTGGGTCGCGCTGGGCGGATGTGCCGCGGGCGCGCTGATTGTTGGGGCGGGTGTCGGGTCGGTTGCCACCGAGTGGCGGCGGCTCTGGCGATTGCGCCAGCGCGCGCACGAGCGTGATGAAGCGCGGGATCTGCTCCACAGCCACGGTACCGGGAAAGGTCGCGCATTCTGTGAAAAGCTGGCCAGCCAGGCCGGAATCGATCAGTCGCATCCGGCGCTTCAGCGCTGGTATGCCGCTATCCATGAAACCCAGAATGACCGGGAAGTGGTGACGCTCTACTCCCATATGGTTCAGCCGGTGCTGGATGCCCAGGCGCGACGGGAGATCGGCCGTTCTGCGGCGGAATCGACCCTGATGATTGCCGTCAGCCCACTGGCGCTGGTCGATATGGCCTTTATCGCCTGGCGCAACCTGCGCCTGATCAACCGTATTGCGAACCTTTACGGCATAGAGCTGGGTTATTACAGTCGGCTCAGATTGTTCAAACTGGTTCTGCTCAATATCGCGTTTGCCGGGGCGAGTGAACTGGTGCGCGAAGTGGGCATGGACTGGATGTCACAGGATCTGGCGGCGCGTCTTTCTGCTCGTGCCGCCCAGGGTATCGGCGCAGGATTATTGACGGCGCGTTTGGGGATTAAAGCGATGGAGGTCTGCCGTCCGCTGCCGTGGATTGATGGCGATAAGCCCCGTCTGGGGGATTTCAGGCGTGAACTGATCGGCCAGCTCAAAGAGACGCTCAATAAAAAACCTGCTCCGTGA